In Miscanthus floridulus cultivar M001 chromosome 5, ASM1932011v1, whole genome shotgun sequence, one genomic interval encodes:
- the LOC136453864 gene encoding MADS-box transcription factor 21-like: protein MGRGKIEIKRIENTTSRQVTFCKRRNGLLKKAYELSILCDAEIALVIFSSRGRLYEYSSNSVRSTIERYKKASAITSGTAPVIDVNSLQYFQQEAGKLRQQIQTLQNSNSHLMGESIGNMTAKELKGLESRLERGVGRIRSKKNELLLAEIEYMQKREADLHSENMFLRAKVAEAEQALQEGAAEADQAAVRGATTELKALPASFDPRGYGYYHQQHVLAAASVASSSQYSEQPQGQQEYEYHHQTALHLGYHVKIDSAGGGKGFL from the exons ATGGGGAGGGGAAAGATTGAGATCAAGAGAATCGAGAACACCACCAGCCGCCAAGTGACCTTCTGCAAGCGCAGGAATGGGCTGCTGAAGAAGGCTTACGAACTCTCCATCCTCTGCGACGCTGAGATCGCTTTGGTCATCTTCTCTAGCCGAGGTCGCCTATATGAATATTCCAGTAACAG CGTAAGGTCGACGATTGAGAGGTACAAGAAAGCCTCTGCCATCACTTCAGGAACAGCTCCAGTCATAGATGTGAACTCTCTT CAATACTTTCAGCAAGAAGCGGGAAAACTGCGCCAGCAGATACAAACCTTGCAGAATTCAAACAG CCACCTGATGGGTGAATCAATTGGCAATATGACCGCAAAGGAGCTCAAGGGCCTTGAAAGCAGGCTTGAAAGAGGAGTTGGCCGAATCCGGTCCAAGAAG AATGAGCTGCTACTCGCGGAGATCGAATATATGCAGAAAAGG GAAGCAGATCTGCACAGCGAAAACATGTTCCTACGGGCCAAG GTTGCAGAAGCTGAGCAAGCTCTGCAGGAGGGGGCGGCAGAAGCAGACCAGGCGGCGGTCCGCGGGGCTACGACGGAGCTGAAAGCGCTGCCGGCGTCGTTCGACCCGCGTGGCTATGGCTACTACCATCAGCAGCATGTGCTGGCCGCCGCCTCCGTTGCCTCGTCGTCGCAGTACTCGGAGCAGCCCCAGGGCCAGCAGGAGTACGAGTACCACCACCAGACTGCCCTCCACCTCGGCTACCACGTCAAGATCGACTCCGCCGGCGGCGGCAAAGGCTTCCTCTAG
- the LOC136450975 gene encoding KH domain-containing protein At1g09660/At1g09670-like, giving the protein MDERIPPPSLLQYSQSPVHSSPHPLNSMRYSSSERERYLAELLAERQKLAPFVQVLPFCTRLLNKEILRASSMAPNHNFVDPERIEHGSPLRLPGHPVNGQPMDLEGWSGIQTEASQHMGVLQASSMGWNGAPVLAATPIVKKVMRLDVPVDKYPNYNFVGRLLGPRGNSLKRVEASTQCRVYIRGRGSVKDSVKEDKLRDKPGYEHLNEQLHVLVEAEFPVDMVDVRLNQAVSILEDLLKPIDESMDYYKKQQLRELAILNGTLREESPSPHLSPSVSPFNSTGMKRAKTGR; this is encoded by the exons ATGGACGAAAGGATTCCGCCGCCGTCCCTCTTGCAGTACTCGCAGTCCCCTGTTCATTCTTCCCCTCATCCCCTCAATTCTATGAGGTATTCTTCCTCTGAAAGAGAAAG ATATCTGGCTGAGTTGCTTGCAGAGAGGCAGAAATTGGCCCCATTTGTGCAAGTTCTTCCTTTCTGTACCAGGCTCTTGAACAAAG AGATTTTGCGCGCATCTTCTATGGCGCCTAACCATAATTTTGTTGATCCTGAGAGAATTGAGCATGGTAGCCCATTAAGGTTACCTGGCCACCCAGTGAATGGTCAGCCAATGGATCTGGAGGGCTGGTCAGGGATTCAAACAGAG GCTTCTCAGCATATGGGGGTTCTACAAGCATCAtcaatgggctggaatggtgctCCTGTACTTGCTGCCACTCCTATTGTCAAGAAAGTCATGAGGCTGGATGTTCCGGTGGACAAGTATCCTAAC TACAACTTTGTTGGTCGTTTATTGGGGCCGCGAGGTAACTCCCTCAAAAGAGTTGAAGCTTCAACCCAATGTAGAGTTTACATTCGAGGACGTGGTTCGGTGAAAGACTCtgttaag GAAGACAAGCTGAGGGATAAACCTGGGTATGAACACCTTAATGAACAACTGCATGTACTTGTGGAAGCAGAGTTTCCAGTAGATATGGTTGATGTGCGCCTAAATCAAGCTGTGTCCATCCTAGAGGATCTTCTTAAACCAATT GACGAGTCCATGGACTACTACAAGAAGCAGCAGCTGAGGGAGCTGGCAATTCTAAATGGCACACTGAGAGAGGAAAGTCCAAGCCCTCACCTCAGCCCTAGTGTGTCCCCCTTCAACTCCACCGGGATGAAGCGCGCAAAAACAGGGCGGTAA